One stretch of Cryptosporidium parvum Iowa II chromosome 3, whole genome shotgun sequence DNA includes these proteins:
- a CDS encoding secreted insulinase like peptidase, signal peptide has translation MNKHSLFKLFYQTMCFLKRLFVLAGALFVLICLSQKAGSRHPIEISLIEVITDEKGNPIDQFDLDKLFINVTDIDDIAENIIFNQTDINDLQNLKERLHSEEEYLKLKESGKKCFYGLNCLYGLDSMDELINEEEFQENQSPLRYQTLIDNDQFNKYFGDENKYRYIKLDNGLKVFLVSNSLLYTSSLSLGIEVGSAHDPKGIDGVSYLITQELFKKEQNVTSDTDFRKLLDDNNGYFNVESNKFSTIYSYNIKSKYFMSSVSAFRKRLDKTKITWSSLDESISQVTELTEIFKRVDSLQELQLKRELSNSSHAFHRFPYGTNETLREIPSKNNLSVHEEAIRFKKKYYSPHLMVLSIATSLSLETVEELVRNEFSDLFSTGVTPGKPEEFSGNVTHPYDTLIGKFIEVKSRTPEAYITMEFPIPNQSKLWKYKLGSYVKYFLTQRFHDGFLDKMTNLGWVREIEVDIVNHDTGFSNLVIKAILVDSDRDKLVRVIQAIFGTLDAVKTARYNKYLNEQIRRVEQGILKQYKSTGYYRYSKNIVKSLFESECSPENVLLVPYELEAINHGYVRMLLEYLNPFNMVVTFSSSSFNRNSKDFLLSSEVYGESGWGWFSRKFMSFMRIIRRSFMRAKPGEYPNFKIERYLNANYLITDIPTKTLEVFEGSNKNLAFEHLGFNITEIVINYPKQYKIYTYDIPPQVHPKLLVESLASYIKYTSNTTEDIDETLMNNVLSGFNEFVSPIAYSTFYFPINVGVPKISLSSRIFIQPKSLVVYGFQSLPKTNARLVTLSYLFMKSFKYAIPSEYRECIVESNYKSISELQNSFLGIEFKWTNYTSSFDNFFLTVFNGLRKYGTFVNKNHFNDAKSDFQLILNKISSLQSKTLAEYTSFEILNFYMMTPSMFSQALKSIKFKDVVDFASYIIKMGSIESLVIGNCTPMQVNSYLLKIGRMLNRDFVAVSDVSNLRFLNVSTNFADIEDSIIEYNDFNLTNKLNSTNSNQLLEFNNNTIVYVTSNDESYSETNSTRKISTTDYSEKAFLPEGSYKGKWINRINMDSLPVEYKDIFYLKQCSNSNEDLSVVYMEVQVGKYSEEMLAFLQLVVNLDIKNAFKEFTSSEYPKTEFAISPYSIGTSYLLLKIMISSPEYSIIKLTSLAVQFYNKYFTLVTPLISRDEFKKGVNRAVASIEIPHINMVELLDQYSGSLLDRKSDPNWKYIQVAYLLNLNYNEFLNKWGVFVKPAKVLISIVKTHVSAIELAEANSFKLEGFNRINSTSIVKKIAIENNFIT, from the coding sequence atgaataaacattcattatttaaacttttttATCAAACTATGTGTTTTTTGAAGAGGCTCTTTGTTTTAGCAGGGGCTTTATTTGTTCTAATTTGCTTGAGCCAAAAGGCCGGATCAAGGCATCCTATTGAAATTAGTCTTATAGAGGTGATTACAGATGAAAAAGGAAACCCAATAGATCAATTCGATTTGGAtaagttatttattaacGTTACAGATATAGATGATATTGCAGAAAATATCATCTTCAATCAAACggatattaatgatttacaGAACCTTAAAGAGAGGCTTCATTCAGAAGAAGagtatttgaaattaaaagaaagtGGAAAAAAATGCTTTTATGGATTGAACTGTTTATATGGCCTAGATTCAATGGATGAATTGataaatgaagaagagTTTCAAGAAAATCAGAGCCCTTTAAGATACCAAACATTAATTGATAATgatcaatttaataaatattttggtGATGAAAATAAGTATAGATATATCAAACTAGATAACGGACTCAAAGTTTTTTTGGTATCAAACAGTTTACTTTACACATCCTCTTTGTCATTGGGAATAGAAGTAGGGAGTGCTCATGACCCAAAAGGAATTGATGGCGTATCTTATTTAATAACACAAGAACTGTTTAAAAAAGAACAGAATGTTACAAGCGACACAGATTTTAGGAAACTTTTGGATGATAACAACGGCTACTTTAATGTTGaatcaaacaaattttCTACAATTTACtcatataatattaaatcaaagTATTTCATGTCTTCTGTCAGTGCTTTTAGAAAAAGACTTGATAAGACAAAAATTACTTGGAGTTCATTGGACGAATCAATTTCTCAGGTTACAGAGCTGactgaaatatttaaacGTGTTGATTCTTTGCAAGAACTACAATTAAAGCGAGaactttcaaattcttctcATGCCTTCCATAGATTTCCATATGGCACAAATGAAACATTGAGAGAGATTCCTTCGAAGAATAATCTCTCAGTTCATGAGGAAGCCATAAggtttaaaaaaaaatactatAGTCCCCACTTAATGGTGTTAAGTATTGCAACTAGTTTAAGTCTAGAAACTGTAGAAGAGCTAGTAAGAAATGAGTTTTCTGACTTATTCAGTACTGGTGTCACTCCAGGAAAGCCAGAAGAGTTTTCTGGAAATGTGACTCACCCTTATGATACATTAATTGGGAAATTTATAGAAGTTAAATCTCGAACTCCAGAAGCATACATTACAATGGAATTTCCAATACCAAATCAGAGTAAGCTTTGGAAATATAAGTTAGGATCATATGTCAAATACTTCTTAACTCAACGATTCCATGATGGATTCTTGGATAAGATGACAAATCTGGGCTGGGTTAGAGAAATCGAGGTTGATATAGTAAATCATGATACAGGTTTCTCTAACTTGGTTATAAAAGCAATTTTGGTGGATTCTGATAGGGATAAGTTAGTTAGAGTAATACAAGCTATTTTTGGAACTTTAGATGCTGTAAAGACTGCaagatataataaatatttaaatgagCAAATAAGACGTGTAGAACAAGGAATACTCAAACAGTATAAAAGTACAGGATATTACAGATACTCCAAGAATATCGTAAAGTCACTTTTTGAAAGTGAATGTTCTCCAGAAAATGTACTTTTAGTACCTTATGAGCTTGAAGCTATAAATCATGGCTATGTAAGGATGCTattagaatatttaaatccaTTTAATATGGTAGTTACATTTTCATCTAGCTCATTTAATAGAAACTCTAAAgactttttattatctaGTGAAGTTTATGGTGAATCAGGATGGGGTTGGTTCTCTAGAAAGTTTATGTCATTCATGAGAATAATTCGTAGGTCATTTATGAGAGCAAAACCTGGAGAATAtccaaatttcaaaatagaAAGATACTTGAATGCAAACTATTTAATTACTGATATCCCAACAAAGACTTTAGAGGTATTTGAAGGTAGTAATAAGAATTTAGCATTTGAGCATTTGGGTTTCAATATTACTGAGattgtaataaattatcCAAAACAATATAAAATCTATACTTATGATATACCTCCACAAGTGCATCCAAAACTTTTGGTTGAATCTTTGGCATCTTATATCAAATATACATCAAATACGACGGAAGATATTGATGAGACGCTAATGAATAATGTCTTATCAGGATTTAATGAGTTTGTTTCACCAATTGCTTATTCCACATTCTACTTCCCTATTAATGTTGGGGTTCCAAAGATTTCCTTAAGCTCAAGAATTTTCATTCAGCCAAAATCTTTGGTGGTATATGGGTTTCAATCTCTTCCAAAAACAAATGCTAGGCTTGTAACCCTATCTTATCTTTTCATGAAGTCCTTCAAATATGCAATTCCATCAGAATACAGGGAATGTATTGTTGAAAGTAATtataaatcaatttcagAGCTTCAGAATTCTTTCTTGGGAATAGAATTTAAGTGGACGAATTACACTTCATCTTTTGATAACTTCTTCTTAACGGTATTTAATGGCTTAAGAAAGTATGGAACTTTTGTCAATAAGAACCATTTTAATGATGCAAAGTCAGATTTCCAGCTAATactaaataaaatttccTCTCTACAAAGCAAAACTCTGGCAGAATATActtcttttgaaattcttaatttttatatgaTGACTCCTTCAATGTTCTCTCAAGCTCtaaaaagtattaaatttaaagatgTTGTCGATTTTGCATCTTacataataaaaatggGCTCCATTGAATCATTAGTTATTGGAAACTGTACTCCAATGCAGGTTAACTCTTACTTATTAAAGATTGGGAGAATGCTTAATAGAGACTTTGTAGCAGTGAGCGATGTAAGCAACCTTAGATTTTTGAATGTTTCCACTAACTTTGCTGATATAGAAGATAGtataattgaatataatgaTTTCAATTTAACAAATAAGTTAAATTCAACTAATTCAAATCAGTTATTAGAGTTTAACAATAATACAATTGTTTATGTTACAAGTAATGATGAAAGTTACTCTGAAACAAACTCTACAAGAAAAATCTCAACTACTGACTACTCAGAAAAAGCATTCTTACCAGAAGGAAGTTATAAAGGAAAATGGATTAATAGGATAAATATGGACTCTTTGCCTGTTGAATATAAGGATATATTTTATCTTAAGCAATGCTCTAATTCAAATGAAGATCTTTCTGTTGTATATATGGAAGTCCAGGTTGGTAAATATTCAGAAGAAATGCTCGCATTTTTACAGCTTGTGGTGAACTTGGATATTAAAAACGCATTCAAAGAGTTTACATCTTCAGAGTATCCAAAAACTGAGTTTGCAATTTCTCCCTATAGTATAGGAACAAGCTATTTGTTGCTCAAAATCATGATTTCCTCACCAGAATATAGCATCATCAAGTTAACTAGTTTGGCAGTACAATTCTATAATAAGTACTTTACTCTTGTCACTCCTCTCATTTCCAGAGATGAATTCAAGAAAGGGGTTAATCGTGCTGTTGCTAGTATTGAAATTCCTCATATAAATATGGTTGAACTTCTTGATCAGTATTCCGGCTCTCTACTTGATAGAAAATCAGATCCAAACTGGAAGTATATTCAAGTTGCATATTTACTTAATCTTAACTATAATGAATTCCTTAACAAATGGGGAGTTTTTGTTAAACCTGCTAAAGTTCTTATTTCTATTGTAAAGACTCATGTTTCAGCCATTGAATTGGCAGAAGCAAATTCATTCAAACTAGAAGGGTTTAACAGAATAAACTCAACAAGTATTGTAAAAAAGATCGCAATTGAAAACAATTTTATTACTTAA